Genomic DNA from Setaria italica strain Yugu1 chromosome V, Setaria_italica_v2.0, whole genome shotgun sequence:
CACCAGAAGAAAGTTGCTTGAGCTTAGAAAAATTTGACTAGTAAATTAATGTAAATGACATAGTATCAAATGATTTCTAGATCCATGAAAACAAATAACTTATTGGTAAGGCTTAAACATAGTGACAAACAATTTAATCAAAATTCTCAAACACAGAAGTGTACAATTCGTCCAAATCCAATCTATTGGAACTGAAAAATTGCTCACCATCATGGCGTCATGAATACTGTTTATCGAAAACTCAAAAATTTGTTGATAAACAATTTTGAAGAACATGCTAAAGATCTACAAAACCCAAGCAATTAGTAAGCAATGGTTATCCAGGATAATGCATATAGGTATAGTTGGTACTGTAAATCCATCTCACTCAAAAGATGGCTCGTGAGGTCAGACTTTCTTCAAGGATAGAACTGGAAGCCATGCCCTTGACAGCTACTGTAGGACTTCTAACAGTTGCAATAAGCTCCCTTTGTTCAACAAAATAATGTAGACTGATGTTTTAATGGTGACATAGTCATAGTGTTTGATCCTAAGAATTAATTCAAGTGGTCAATCAACATCTACATGTAGACAAAGAGCAAGAAATTCACCTGATTATGAATGCAAAAAGTAGCGCAAGAAATTCACCTGCAAGAAAATCAAGAGCAAGAATTAATTCCAGTCTGTATTGCCCCAGCATGTGCGCAAGCCAGTAGCGCGGCTGACGAAGTCACGGCATTTCGCCTAATACAACCACCAGCTAGGCGTGAGCTCACCGGCGGCATCGGGCGGTCGAGGGGATCGAACCTAGCTCCGGCGGGCTATTGCGGCGTCCGGCGCGGcgtcgatgcggaggaggagaggagcgcCGCGGGGTCGAcgagaggggcggcgcggcgtcgatgcggaggaggagaggggcggcgaggGGTCGACGCTAGGGGCGCGAGGCGTCGATgcggaggagaggggcggcacgGGATCGACGCGAGGGGCGGCGCAGcgtcgatgcggaggaggagaggagtggTGCGGAAgctgcgggcgagcggcggcggcggatgcggatGGCGAGTGGGGATTGGCGGCGGAGGCTACAGATGGGGAGTGGCAGCAGCGGTTgcggacggcgggcggcggcggatgcggtTGGAgagtggcggaggcggaggcggatggCGACTGGCAGGGGACGGCGACGGATgggaagtggcggcggcggctgcggaaggcgggcggcggcggcggctgcggaaggcgggcggcggcggcggctgcggaaggcgggcggcggcggcggcggttggcgagCTGTGGCGTGAGCGAAGGGAGAGCAGCAGGAGAACGGGAAAGGAACTGAAGGAAGACCCACgatcgggaaaaaaaaacagaaaaaaaaaacggggGAGCGGGCAGATAAAAGAAAACCAGCGGGGGATGGTGCATCGGCGGATGAGCTCGGGTACGGAATATTATTCCGTACCCAGGGTATTGTATAGTAtaatcctatatatatatatatatatatatatatatatatatatatatttgtgtgTGCGCATAtgtcaaaagctatgtatctagaaaaaatcaaaacgaatagtaatttgggacggagcaACCCCGTCAAACCAAAAACCTCGTGACATCGGGTAGTGGAGCACTAACTTATTTTAGCAGCCTAAATAACCATTTTAGGCAATCACAAGAGCTTATATTACTCAAACGATGAGGAACGTAGCCCATCCAAGCAAATATGAGCTGGTGGTTTATATACAACAAAGAAATAGAATTAAAACTCCAACGAATCGTTTCCGTTATGCGGTGGAAATTGGGTATCCcggttccaaaaaaaaaaagaaaaggcgcTGCTGGTGCTTGAAGCTAAAAGAAAAATGCTTCATCCCCGTCGGAATTTTAAAAAGGAGACGATGCAGACGAGGGCATCTTGTATGCGTGGTTGGATTTGACGGCAATCCCTCGGAGAAATtcgttactccctccgttccaaattttacgtcgttttgatttttataagttcatagatattattatacacctaaatatacactatatctatgCATAATACTATCTATGAACtaaagaaaagttaaaataacctacaatttggaatggatggagcACAAGATATTTGGCGACTCTTCACTGATAGAGCGATGATGCTCGCTCTTTAATTTATTCCTAGCGTAGTGCCAAGGGACgggaggcgacggcgacccATGGACATGAGAGGAGCAGAGGATCGAGAGCACGCACCAGCACTAGCATAATCTCCGGAAGCAATGCAACCAAAGGTGAAAGGTGATAAGGTCagagagggggaggaagagggagagatATTATTAACTAATTAGAAAATATGCTCGTGCGTTGTACGGGAGGAAAAAAATCTCAATACGTATGATGCAAAACTTGGATGATAATTTGATGTTGTTTGTTTCTGAATTATTGGTTTTTCTTCTTAAATTattgaatataatttttttcttccttcattttttatcattgttgtttgttttttttaacgaaccgcaCAAGACCTTACGAGTTTCTGATGATATAGTAAAAAACTACGGCACTAGGAGGTTATAGGCATGAaaataagaaggaaaagaaagcaaCAGCCTATACTCCCCCGGTTGGATTGAGACATCAACACGGGTAACACACAACTCAACCGCCAAAGCCGACCAATTGGATTGGGACCTCAGCACGGCCGCACAACTCCATTCGACAACAGCAGTCGTACTAAAAACCTTATCGCAACGCCAACAACAAACCCACTCTCGTATAGTCGCCGAGACCTACCTGCGTAATCTCGCGTTGACAGGACCCaagtttatttcttttataatgTTGGTTTTTGTTTGATGTAGGTCCCATAGGCTTAAAAAATTGATTAGCACGTTATTCTTATCCCAAATCCCAAGCATTGTGCCTGTTTTCTTGATCTCGCCGGTCTGGAACCACCGCGCAGGAACCACCGCGCAGTTCCCTCATGCTAATCAGGCGAGATCAAGAACTAATCAGGCAAGATCAAGAACTAATCAGTTCCCTCGTGTTTTCTTTTATAACGTTGTTTTTTTATGTTACCACACGCTTCCTCGTTGGGCTCTTGCACTGCACCCCCATTGTCTCCCCGCTCTGTCACTGCTTCCTTACCAGCCTCCTATGCTGCATCCCCACCACCGCTAACCCTCTCTCCAACTGTTGTGTTGTCGATTGTTTGCCACGCGATTCCCTATCATTGGATAGATTCGCGGTCATCCGTTGTATCCGGCCTTCACCGCCTGGCCAAGAGGAGTTGTGTGGTGGTGCTGTAATGCTGATGTCAAATTTTATTGTTGTTGGTTAGTGGTATTCCTTTGTCCTCTATTTTGTTCTTGGGTGTATTGCTTGGTCGGCAGTCGGCGCCGCGCGTGGATGCCgtggcgggcggtggcgcgggcggtCAGTGGATGGCAAGggggtcggcggtggcggacggcgAGGCCAGCGGGGCACGGGCGGATGACGGACAGCGTGCGACAATGGATTGATCCGTGGGAATCGAGGAGGGGGCGGACGCATCGTGGGCTGCAGAAACGCGCgcaggcgaggcagaaagggacCTTATTTTGCAAATCGTCTAGAACTACGTTCGTTTAACTCCAAGAACTGTGGGTTGATTACGAacaagttgagggacttttttcaAGTTAAGGTggcttttttctctttctctctctgccTTGCTTCCATCCCCCGAAGCCTTCCATCCCcattcctcttcctctcccgcccCACGTGGCGAGATACAAATTCCCCAATCCTCCCTTCCTTTCCCCACCACCCAAGCAACCAAACCAATCCCCCAGATCGAGGCCATGGAGTGTGAGCCGGAGAAGTTGCAGTTCTCGGGGGTGGCGGGCATCTACACCACCTCCGTATCGATCCTCCGTGGCCCACACTGGCCCCTCTTTGCCCCGTGTCGCCACCGCCTTCGTCCTCCCGCTCTCCTCTccaccctcttcctcctccatgtcACCATCTCCCACGCCCTCTTCACTCACATCGACACCGACGACACCGCCCTCGACTCCTCCACCCCGGGCACCGATGcccagcgccgcctcctctcccgccTCGCATCCGACTggctcgccctcctcctcttcaaggACGCCtacctcctcgccctcctcctcctcgccaccgccgccgccgtcttccccgtcgcctccgtcTACTCCACCAAGCACGACGCACTCACCATCCCGCGGGTGCTCTCCGTCGTGCCCTGAGCATGGAGGAGGCTCGCGGCGACGTTCCTCGCGGTCTTCACGCTCCTCTTCACGTAACACGCGGTGttcatcgtcgtcttcctcgAGCTCCTCGcattcctcctcatcgtcgcctACCTCGTAGGACTCATCTACATCAATGTCGTCTGGCACCTCGCAAACGTCGTCTCCATGTTCGAGGACTACAAGGTCCTCGCCGCCATGCGCAAGAGCAGGGACCTCATTATGAAAAAGCTGagggattttttttgcaaatcatcAACGAACTACGGCAGTTCAACTCCCAAGAATTTGGATTGATTACGAAAAAATTTAgaaacttttttgcaaaacaaccacgaaagttggaagaaacaaccgcataGATTCCACAGCATGCagattaaggccccgtttggtagggcttttcaaagtgcttctccaccggcttttgatgaagccctaccaaagggtcaatttcaaaacggcttcaccaccaaagccgaggagaagccgcaaaacggcttacactagagaggagaagccgaaaaaagtggcttcaccggcttctcctctctctccaagcattaagtgatcataaaattacatatattgccattgagaagccgttttaccaaacgttttgcaaaacggcttcagcttcactaaaaaagccactccaccgaagaagctgaagccgaagccattttatgagaagccgaagctctaccaaacggggcctaaataaTAAAATCCTGGACCTCTCTTATTGTTGATCTGTTCAACTGATCTTGGGTTAATGGGGGCGGAAAGCGGGCGGCCGGGGTGGAATAATGGGGGAACGGAACGGCCAGCAGGCCGCTCGACACGGCGAAGGGCCGGAGCGTGTGGCAGCCGTGGGAACCTGATGGATTCCTTCCGTGCGGCGGATGGCGTCCTGCTCCTGCTTCTTGGCGCGCGTGCCGGCCGCGGAGCCGCGGCCGGTCGCGCTCGATCGCTCGCTCGCTCCACTGATGCTCCGCGGCCGGTCGCGCTCGATCGCTCGCTCGCTCCACTGATTATTTGATTCTGATTCCATCCCCAGGCGGCGTCGGCATCTACCCCTCCGCGCGCTAGCTGCAACTGTCAGCGGATTCCGCCCGGCCGGCACGCCCCGGCCTCCGGCTATATATACCCGGCGCGGGCAGCGGCCATGGCTCCTCACCAAGCCATCTCTGCCCATTGCCCAAGCTCCACCAGCAACATGTCGGACAAGTGCGGCAACTGCGActgcgctgacaggagccaGTGCACGTAAGTCCTCGTCTGTCTCAGCTGCTACCTTCCTGCATGCACTAGTTATTGGGATGCCCAGCCATGGATTGATCTGCCTGCTCGTGCTAATCTCTGATCTCTGACTGATCTCCAGGAAGGGCAACAGCTATGGCGTCGTCATAGCTGACACCGAGAGGTACGTTCTGTTGCCTTTAATTTTGGTTGGTTGTTTTCGGATATGATGCCTTTAATTAACTCTTCTTTCTGGTGATTCATGgtgtaaaaaaaattccatctcatatgcatgtgcatgcagCCGCTTCGAGCGCCGTGAGGAGGAggtcgtcgccgacgccggcgagcaCGACGGCTGCAAGTGCGGCGCCAACTGCGCCTGCGGCTCCAACTGCTCCTGCGGCAAGTGAAGCCATGCATCCATATCCATGCTGCCGTGCgtataaataaaataaaccgCCATGCCCGTGTATACCCTTTATCGTTGTGCCTAATAAGAATCCGTCCCTGTCATGTGACCAACTCCTGTAGCTACCTCTCTGCTGGATGCTGCATGCATACGGAGCCCTGGGATCTCGGTTACGTTGGTCTCTCGCTCCCGTGCGCGCGTGCTGTGTACTGGCTACATATAGCTTTGCTTCAGGGCGTGTCCTGTGCCATGTGACGGTGCACCTCTGTTATGTGCAATGAAATCTACTGTGTGGTTTGACTAAGTAATTCATTGAATTCAGTGCCTGCCTACTGTCTGTCCACGGTAACTTCACAGGTAGGTAGTAAActctggaaccaaacaccctacCCTATACATGATGCAGTAATTCATTGATACCAGCCGCTGGCTAACTCCATATATCGCCTACTACTTAGAATGATGGATTGCTCAACTTTttgtaaaaataaaaaggatgCTGGAGTGGTAATTTGTGACTTTGAGCTCATGTGCGGCCAACCAGATGCGATATGTGCGAGCTTTTGTGGGAGATAATTGAGTATCAATATTGAGTGCACACCTTGAGGGGGATGGTGAATTTTTAGCAAAACCTAGAATTATACTTAGTACTAGGATCATGCCTGTGCGTTGCTACGGACGACAAAATATTTACATTTTCATTACAATATACGAACCACTAAATAAGACAATAACAGCCTGAAAATAAGCaggaatattaaaaaatatttaatctAAGAAAATAGTTAATAAATTAGACAAAGCTTGACACATAATGTAATCATGTAGAGATAAAAGCTTTTAACTCATGGCTTACTGTAAAACAATAGAGAACGCATAACATAACCGAATAGCATACTCATAAATACAACAGATAATATTTATAATAGAAGTTACAATAACAAGACAACATTTGCTCACAGTTTATAGTGTTCAATCCAGTCGGTGGATTTAAATCACAGACCAACAAACTGATTCAAACACAATTTATCACATTACATGGCCTTTCCATTGCATTTTCTATTTACAAAATAAAGCTTACTCTTTTATCAAATAAATAATGGGAGATGCCTGATCTCCAATGGGCTATTGAACTTCTCTCCATAGAACTTCTGCAAGCAGACAGATTCAGGTTATCAGCTAAAGCTTCAAAATATTACCCAGATGTATCTCAATCTATCCATCCGAAACTCAATATTTAAATTGCAGTCCAAAGAATGTGGAAAAGGGTCGGCTTCAGTTAACAAGAAAATAGGATATTAGTCATAAACTGCTAAAGGAAATATTATCTCAGGGGTCTGAATTCATATTTCACTCATCTGCTACGTAGTCCACACATGAAAAAGGCAAGGCTTGCGTTTGTAAAGGGCTAACTATCCTGCTCTTGCAAAGATGACTCACACATGAAGCATGTATTGAGATGCTGAAAACAAGCAATTGGTTCTGCAATATGTTCATGTCTGCAAGAAAAAAACATCTGTAATCAAACTCAAGATTTCTCATTCACGTACCTGTACATAAGATACTTGCTTTGACATTTGATCAATCACACCTGGGACAGACAAAGAGAacatttcaaattatatgtcAACAGCAAGCAACATGGATTCCGACCAAGTGTGCATCTACAAAATTGGTCACCAGTTTACCAGAAACAAAGTGTAAATGGATTCCGACCATGTGTGCATCTACAAAATCGGTCACTAGCTTACCAGAAACAAAATGTAATGACCTAGCCAATGTTATTTAAGCTGAAACTAAACAACAGTAAGGAGGTAATCTAGGTTATAATGTTATAATAGAATCGTGTAAACAGACATTCTCCCGGTATCGTGGAAATCTTTCAAGTTTCTAGATTTTACTTTAACTTGGTGCATATAAAAATATCCACGGAGGCATAATTAGTAAACGTTATTTCTGGATGTCTAAAATACTAAGCATATAGTATATGTCTTAATCATAACATAGAAACATTTCATGTGTATACGTAGAATAAAAAATGAACACCCCCTCGGGGCTTGTCCATTGCTAAATTTCATTTGACCAAATTACTTAAGTTATATCTAATACTGAACTGGATCACATGGACACTGTCTCTCCATAAATAAGCAGTCTCGTAGTTTCATGTTTTAAAAAATTAGCAGGCATATACCCTCTAAATTACCGCATCCATAATCAACCAGGATTCAGACCATATATATACCAACACCAATAATCATAGCAGGTTGGATATTGTCGTTGAACATGTGCCTGGAAGTCTGAATCCAGCAACACATTGGTGACCTTGATGCTCCCATAGATTATCTGAGGTGTTGCATGTTCATGAAGATACCTGTGAGAAAGCCATTGTCAGTGATGTCTGACACAGTGTTTATCAAAAGCAACAAAGTACAAATTATCAGTGCTATTCTGTTATGAGCAAAGATAATAAGACCGTTTACTGACAAGAGAGCCCGAGCAGCACCGATGGCAATAGATGCTCTCCTCCGCCAATCAAGGAGACACTCCGCTGAGTTTGCCATATAGTCATACACCAGCATGCGTTCAGGTCCATCCGCACAATATCCACGGAAACTCAGGAGGTTTATGTGTCTTATTCTTCCCAAGATCTTGACTTCTGAAGCAAATTCCACTTATGTGCCATTCTTTGTATTCTTTAACCTCTTGACAGCAATCTGCATAATAAAAGATTGGCAAAGTCAATCAGTAGGTTGCATGGAGTTCATTGTAGTTTTATATATTAAAACTGGGTAGCAACAATAATGTATGGAACCGCACGTCATCACAATTTTTCCCAGCCACTAAATTTGCATCAATTGGACACAAGTACGGATAAAAAAGACAAAGGTACAAACAGAACAAACTATACTTAAGAGATGGTTGTTCATTTGTCCATCTAACATTATACTAACCCTCTCCACGATGCTAGACATCTTTTTTTGTTTACTCCCCTATGACAACATATCCTACCTACCTAATAATAACACAATCAAAGATCAATGTCCCAAAACTAATCAAGAAAAGTTAACCGATAGCAGTTGCTAGACTATTTAGTGAGACAGGTACCGATAAAATTTGCAAAACTGTGCATAATAATTGTGATCGCCCAGCTGAAAAGCAAGAATTAAAAAGCAATAAAGttgaaaaagttttaaaaattgTAGTTCACAGCAAGGACCAAAATGTACAGAGCAGAAACCTGAGAGCCATCCCAAACTTGTCCCCAATACACACTCCCAAGAGGCCCTTCTCAAATCTTGTTATCATAATTGAAGATGTTTGTTGCCAATCGAAGCTCCCTCAACGAGAACACCCACCTCAATGATCCGCTCCCTTCGTCAGACCTGGCAAACCAAAGCCACCAAACAAAGGATaagctacaagcctacaaccAATTAATCTTCCAAGTAGAACCTATAGAATCAACTCATATGAAACTTCTTAAATATGAAacttggaaaccaggaaaagtTTCAAAGGATGAAGATGACACATGAACTGAAGTAACCTGAATTTCAAATTGGCATTTGATAAGGTAGGAAAAAACATTAATTTCTAAATTGCAGTCTAATATCCTATATTAGACACTTGCACAAAGCAAAGGGCTACCTGTAATGATAACACCCTCCAGGTGTTGTCCAAGGATTAAACTGCCACTTTCAGGTTACTTCTTTCTATTCCTCGTTCATCTGATGCAGTCCGGAAGCTGAGGAAACAAATGCAGCCAATATTGTTCAACACTAGGTGAGCTCATCACCATCACAGAGCCGTCCCTTGGTCAAGTTAATAGAGGTCCATCTGAAAATCTATGTTGCATCCTTTTCTTTCCGAGAATAAAAATCAGTCACCCCCGTCATTGCCAACGCCCAATATACAACTCAGCTTGTCATCCGGATCAATGCTTGCCTCACACATACTTCTGTACATCTTTTTAGCTTGTTTCTCATCCCCTGTTTTAAGGTATCCAACGATGAGAGCTGTATAGGTTACTACAGTAGGCTTAATATTCCTTTTTTCCATTTCTTCCATCATCAAAAGTGCACCATCCATTGCACGAACTTTACTGAAGCCACTAATTAGGCAAGTATATACAAAAGCATCTGGTGATAAACCGGAGCTTTCCATTTTTTTGTACATTTCCATGGCGGCCTTCATATTTGAACATCTACAATAGTGCGCAATAATAGATGTGCACAAAATCTTGTCAAGTACCAGGTCCTCCCCAATCATATCCCTCATCAATTTCCTAAATCTAGGAAGTCCATCATCATGGCACAGCCCATTTAGGAGGCTAGTATATGTAAAAATAGTAGGTTTTATCCCTTCATCCAACATTTTATGATACAGCCTGAAAGCCTCCTGCAACTCCAAAGCTTTCACAAAACCATCAATAATAATACTGTAGAGGATAGCATCAGGAACGTATCCCCTTTTTATCATGTCTGCAAAAAGTTCCCACACGTCATTCGATTTGTTGATCTTACAAAGGCCGTTGATAATAGCTTTGTATGTGTAAAGATTGGGGGCAATTGCCAATGACTGATGTACTTTATCCAGGAATAGGAAGGCCTCACCAATCAGCCCTTCTTTGCTAAAGCTGTCAACAAGGATGGTGCATGTCACAATGTTGGGAGTTATCCCATTCTCAAGCATGAGTTCAAATACTTCCAATGCTTCTATAAGGCATCGATGTCTACATAATGCATAGATCCGATTGGTATAATCATAAACATCTAGAACAAAATCATGATGAATCATGTCATCCCAAAGGCCATTGACAATATCTAGATGTAAATGTTGGCAGCAGCCATGGAAAAGGATGCTGTACATTATCTGGTCATGCTTGAAACCTTGGTCTTTAAGCCTCTTGAAAATCTCAAACGCAAATTCAACATTTCCAGTCTTGCAAAGACCATGCAAAAGTGAACTATAACTTACATGGTTAGGACTGATTCCATTTCTTGCCATTTCATCAAGCATGTCATAACCTTTCAATAGTTCCCCTTGTTTGCATAACCCATCAACTAATATGCTATAGCTGTGGACATCTGGGAGAAACCCACATTTCTTCATCCCATTAAACACTTCTATGGCTTTGTGGACCTGACCCTCACTACAGAAACCATGAATCACTGCATTAAAACAATAA
This window encodes:
- the LOC101778015 gene encoding metallothionein-like protein 3A, which gives rise to MAPHQAISAHCPSSTSNMSDKCGNCDCADRSQCTKGNSYGVVIADTESRFERREEEVVADAGEHDGCKCGANCACGSNCSCGK
- the LOC101778677 gene encoding PTI1-like tyrosine-protein kinase At3g15890 — encoded protein: MLVYDYMANSAECLLDWRRRASIAIGAARALLYLHEHATPQIIYGSIKVTNVLLDSDFQAHVQRQYPTCYDYWCWYIYGVIDQMSKQVSYVQKFYGEKFNSPLEIRHLPLFI